TATGTAGTTTTTTGCAGATCCGGAAGATAATAGGCTACAATACCAATCAATGGTAAATACGAACAGATATGGTAGATAAATGTAATAGACGTATGGTCAGCGTACCAGCCTAACAATGCTGATCCTAACCCGCCCATACCAAAGGCAAATCCATAAAACAATCCGGAAACCATTCCTAACTTGCGTGGAAGCAGCTCCTGTGCATACACAATAATGGACGGAAATGCAGACGACAGGATCAATCCTATAATCACGATAAGAATACCGGTCGTTGTAAAGTCAACGTATGGAAGCGCTAACGAAAAGGGTGCTACTCCAAGTACAGAAAACCAGATCACATATTTACGGCCAAAACGGTCTCCAAATATACCCCCCAACAAAGTTCCTACAGCCACTGCTATCAGAAAGTAAAATAAGAATACCTGTGCCTGTACTTCAGAGATACCAAATTTTTCCATCGTGAAGAACTGAAAATAGTTGGTAATACTGGCAATATAAAAATATTTAGAGATGATCAACAGGAGCAGGACTACGACAGACAAAGTGATTTTCTTGTTAGAAAGATCCGGTACGCTGATTGTCTTATTCTTGACTGTGGTGCGATGCTCTAATTTACGGCTGTACCATTTACCGATATACAGTGCAACTACCTTACCTAAAATAGGAACAATAGCAAACCAGACAATAGCTTGCTGTCCTTTGGGAAGAATAAAAAATGCAACCAGAATAGGTGCAAGCGCTGTTCCGGCATTACCTCCGATCTGGAAGATAGATTGAGCAAGACTTCTCTTGCCTCCGGAAGCCATGTATGCTACCCTGGACGACTCTGGGTGAAAAATAGAAGATCCTACACCTACCAGAAACACAGAAATCAGAATAATCTCATAACTATGTGCATACGAAAACAGGATAAGTCCTACTAAAGAAAATGCCATTCCGATAATCTGAGAATACGGCTGAGGTCGCTTATCTGTAAAAGATCCTACTACAGGTTGAAAGATAGATGCTGCCATCTGATAAACAAAGGTAATCATCCCGATCTGGGAGAAAGTCAGATGATGTTCGTCCTTCAGCAAAGGATACACGGAAGGAATAATGCCCTGAACAAAGTCATTGAGCAGGTGAATAAAACTTACGGCAAAAAGAATTGAAAAAACAGGTTTGTTATCTTTAAAATTAGCAACCATAATAAAATATAAATTAAAAACAAAAAGGCTGTTCCTCTACAGCCTTCCAAAATATTGTTAAAGTATTCGTACCAATAAACCCTTGAGGTATTCACCTTCGGGGAAGGAAGCCCGGACGGGATGATCTTCAGGTTGATGAAATTGTCTTATAAACTGTATTTCCTTCCCTGCATCGAGTGCGGCCCAGGCAATGACCTGTTTGAATGTGCTGATATCCATGGCACCTGAACAGGAGAAAGTAGCCAGCAATCCTCCGCTTTCCAACAGCATCATCCCTCTTCTGTTAAGATCTTTATATGCTCTGGATGCTTTTTCCAATGAAGATCTTGAGGGCGCATATTTGGGTGGATCCAGGATTACCACATCAAATTTAGCCTCCTCTTCAATAAAAGTACGCAACTGCTTATTCACATCCGATAAGATAAACTGATGACCGGAAGTATCAAATCCGTTGACAACCATATTGCGTTCTAATGTCTCGATCGCCAGAGCCGAGCTGTCCACAGCAGTAACAGCAGCTGCTCCTTGCTGAATGCTATTCAAGGTAAAGCCTCCTGAATAACAAAAACAGTCCAGTACTTTTTTGTCTTTCACATATTGTGCAGTCAGAAATCTGTTTTCACGCTGATCGCAATAGAAACCGGATTTTTGTCCATCTATAATATTCACCTTATAGCGGATGCCATTTTCCACAACATCCACAAACTCCGGAGGTAATTCCCCGGACAGGAGACCGTTCGTATTGGGAAGACCTTCGTACTCACGTGACTTCAGATCACTACGTTCGTATATTCCTTTGGGTTGAAGTAACCGGGTAAGTTCATCTATGATCACCGCTTTTACATTCTCAGTACCTGCAGCATGCACCTGAATCGAAATATAATCGGCATACTTATCTGCAATAAGTCCCGGTATAAAATCGGCTTCTGCAAAAATCAGACGGATTGTATTGGTATCAGCAGTCAACAGGTGTTGACGGGCTTCCACAGCCTTACGGATGCGATTGCGCCACCAATTTTCATCAATAGTTGCATCCGGATGCCATTCCAGCAAACGAACAGCCACACGCGACTGGTTATGGTAGATTCCATAAGCAATAAATTCACGATCACTGTTGAATACAGAAACGACTTCTCCGTTTTCTACATTACCGGAGACATTGTTTACTGCTCCGGAAAACACCCACGGGTGCAATTGCCAGGCAGCTTTATCCTTGCCTTTATTGAGTATGACTGATTTCATCGTCGCAAAGGTAAGCAAATATTAAAAAAAGGAGACAGCACTTCGTAACAAGTATATGATTTTGGTAAAACAATAAATGACTTCTTTGAGAAGCCATTTATTGTTTAGTTATTTTCTAACAAATATGCTTTGAACAATTCATAATCAACCGGTAATTCTTTTGCCAGTTTTTCCTTTCCGGCAAGCGTTTCGGCTCCTTCCGGAAGTTCAACTTTTTCATATACATCGGCGTCGATTGCATCCGGAAATTTGCAGGGATGTGCTGTAGAAAGAAACACTGAAGCGTACTGTCCCGGATGCTCACCCAGATAAGCTTGTGAAGCTAACCAGGCAATAGCGGTATGCGGACAAGCGACATATTCATAAGCCAGATAAAGTTGTTTCATCGCAGCTTTAGTTGCCTCATCATCGTAAGTATAAGATGTAACAACTTCCTTTAAAGCCTCCAGATCCTGATCAAACAGATCCAGTATACGTACCCAGTTGCTCGGATCACCTACATCCATAGCATTGGCCAGTGTCTGTACTGAAGGTTTAGGCTGATACTGTCCGGAAGACAGGAACCTCGGAACTGTATCATTGACATTGGTTGCGGCCACAAACTTTTCAACAGGAAGTCCCATCTTATAAGCCAGCAATCCGGCACCTATATTTCCAAAATTACCGCTCGGTACACTGAACACAACCTGATTGATTCCCTGTGCCTTTAATTGCGCATAGGCATAGAAATAATAAAAGGTCTGAGGAATCAGACGAGCTATATTAATAGAATTGGCTGATGTCAGTCGCAATTCTGCATTCAGTCCGGCATCATTAAATGCCCTCTTCACCAGTGCCTGACAATCATCAAATGTACCGTCCACTTCCAGTGCCCGTATATTCTGACCATTTGTGGTAAGTTGCTGCTCCTGTACTTCGGAAACTTTTCCTTTTGGATACAGAATCGTTACCCTTGTCCCTTCTACGCCTAAAAAGCCTAATGCTACAGCACCTCCGGTATCACCGGATGTAGCGACCAGTACATCTAACAACTTATCATCAGATTGAGAGAAATATCCCATAACACGACTCATAAAGCGAGCTCCGAAATCTTTAAAAGCATAAGACGGACCGTGAAACAATTCCAACACTGCTGTGTCCTTACTCAAAAACCGGACAGGCGCATCAAAATTAATGGCATCTTTAATGATCTTTTTAAGATCATCAGCCGGGATATCCTGCCCGATCAAAGCATGGGCAACCGTAAACGCAATCTCTTCTAAAGAGTATTGCTGAATGTTACGGATAAACATAGGGTCCAGCTGGGGAATAACTTCCGGCATATAAAGGCCCTTGTCTGCGGGCAGTGAATTGAATACGGCATCTTTGAAGGATACACGCAGGTCTTTATTTTGAGTACTGTATAATTTCATTTTCTGTTAGTTTAAAACTTTAGGTCCTTCTACATTGACGGATGATACATATCCGAAACTTTCTATTTCGGATTCATTCAGGTGATGCTGTATACGTGCTTTGATATTTTCAGCGATGGTTCTGTCTCTTGTCACTGCTACTACAGAAGGACCTGAGCCCGATATCCCAAAGCTCAATGCACCTTCTTCCAGCGCAATTTGCTTCATTTCATAAAATTGCGGTATCAGAATAGCACGTGTAGGTTCGATCAGTACATCGTGCATACTCCTTGCGATCAGGGCATAATCTTCCTTAAACAATCCAGCTACCAGACCTGCAATATTTCCCCATTGTGTCACAGCATCTTTCAGTAATACTTTTTCTTTAATCAGTTGACGTGCGTCTCTTGTCGGTACATCCACCTGTGGAAATACAACTGCTGCAAATAACTCTTTTGGAGTAGGCAAGGATATAACATCCAGAGGTTCGGTGCTGCGAATCAGAGTAATACCCCCAAATAGAGCTGGTGCCACATTGTCGGCATGACCTGTACCACAGGCCAGTCGTTCGCCTTCTACACAGTACGGAAGAAGCTCCTCCCTGGAAAGCGGACTTCCCAACAAAGCATTGATGGCAAACAGCCCCGCAACAGTACTGGCTGCACTGGAACCCAATCCGGAACCTATAGGCATATGTTTGTGTAATTTGATTTCGACACCGACCTCATGCTGCAAGCCCAGATTCTGCAGCAGAAATTGTACACATGCCGATACTGTATTTTTTTCAGGATCTAAGGGCAAACGACCGTCATCTCCTGTTATCTCGGTAATCACTACTCCGGGTTTCGAAGACCTTTTCATGATGACCTCATCACCAGGCTCGTCCAGTGCAAAACCCAGAATATCAAATCCGCAGATCATATTGGCAACAGTTGCCGGGGCAAATACTCGTATTTCCTCCAACATCTTTTCCAGATCGATATCCTTTTTCAGCTGCGATAGTTCCATTGTCTATGTTTAGTAATTAATATTCAGTAATTGTATTTCAGTTATCAGGATTAAGCGCCGACGTTTACCAGGTCTGCAAATACACCTGCAGCTGTCACCTCAGCACCAGCTCCCGGTCCTTTGACAACAAGGGGACGTTCCTTATACCGTTCGGTTGTAAAGGAGATAATATTGTCACTTCCCGAAAGCGAATAGAACGGGTGTGTCTCATCTACCAACTGTACGGAAATGGCAACTTTCCCATTTTCCAGTTTACCAATATAACGGATTACTTTATTTTCAGCCTTAGCTTTTGCTTTTAATGCTTCGAAATACGCATCTTCTTTTTTCAGTTCTTCATAAAAAGAAGCAACACTATCTGCCTGCAAACAAGCTTCCGGCAAAATGGCACCCAGATCTACATCTTCAGATTCAATAATATGACCTGCATCACGAGCCAGAATCAGCATCTTACGCATAAAATCCACTCCACCGAGATCATCACGCGGATCGGGCTCTGTGTATCCCAGTTCCTGAGCTTTCATTACCACATCATAGAATGAAGCATCATCTTTAAAGTTATTGAAAATATAAGATATGGTACCCGAGAGAATCGCTTCTATTTTGATAATACGGTCGCCGCTCATCATTAAATCTTTAAGGACGCGTACAATCGGTAATCCCGCACCTACATTTGTTTCATAGAAGAAATCTACGCCATATTTACGTGCTGTGTCGTGCAGAGACTTATACTGCTCATATTTACCTGAATTCGCAATTTTATTGCAGGTGACAATAGAGATATTGGACCTGAAGATATCTTCATAATAGGAAGAAGGGACTTTGCTTGCTGTATTATCTATAAAAACACAGTTGGGCAGATTCATGGCTTTCATCTTTTCTACAAACAGCGGCAAATCAGCATCTATACCATTTTCGTTCAGATCCGCTTCCCAGTTACCCAGATTAATTCCTGATTCACTGAAAATCATCTTCCGGCTATTTGATATTCCCACTACCTTGATATCAATATCATTTTTATCAGAAAGGAAATCATGTTGATTCTCCAGTTGTTTGAATAATGTAGATCCGATATTTCCTGTCCCCAGATTAAAGACATGCAATGTCTTCTTTAACTCTGCAAAGAAAGCATCATGAACAGCATTCAATGCTTTTGCCAGATCTATCTTGGAGATAATTACCGAAATATTAAATTCAGAAGATCCCTGAGCAATTGCACGTACATTAATACCGTTTCTTCCCAGTGCGGCAAACAGTTTACCTGACATTCCAGGAGTTTTCTTCATATTCTCACCCACAATAGCCAAGACAGAAAGATCATTTTCAATTTCCGGTCGCACCAGTTTATTGGCTTCCAGTTCCAGCTCAAACTCTGCTTCGATAAGGTGTACAGCTTTACGTGCATCATCCGGATGTACGGCAAAGGTAATACTGTGCTCGGAAGAAGACTGCGTAATCAATACGACATTGATCTGCTCTCTGGCAAGTAAGGTGAACAGGCGACCACTAAAACCTGATTTGCCGATCATACCTGAACCGCTCAGATTAATCACAGAAATATCGCTGATAGAAGAAATACCTTTTATCGGATAGCTGGTCTTTCCACTGTCAAACTGAATAACTGTCCCTTCAAATTCCGGCTGGAATGTATTGCGGATAATAATCGGAATTTTCTTCAGGAATGCAGGTATCATAGTCGGTGGATAAATCACCTTGGCACCAAAGTAAGAAAGCTCCATTGCTTCTGTATAAGAGAGAACCGGTAAAGAAAATGCTTTCTTCACAATACGCGGATCTGCAGTCAGCATTCCATTTACATCCGTCCATATCTCTATAGCTGAAGCATTGAGTACGGATCCGAATATAGCAGCTGTATAATCTGACCCTCCGCGACCTAAAGTGGTAATACGCCCGTTTTCGTTAGAACCGATAAATCCGGTTACAAACATAAGCTTGTCAGCATTGGTATTGGCAAGTGCCTTGATCAACTGATCGGTGATTTCGTCATTGACACTGGCATGTCCAAAATTTGAATTTGTCTTGATATAATGTGACGCATCTACAAACAAGGCTTCCTCCAGATGTTGCTCCGCTATTTTTGACACCAGAAAAGTCGAACAGCGCTCACCATAACTCACCACCAGATCGCGACTTTGATTACTTAGCTCACGGAGAGCATAGATTCCCTGAAGCAGGTCTTCTATTTCATTGAAGAACAATTTCAATTTAGTAAAAACAGGATTCTGGAATTTTACAGCGATCAGTTTTCGAACTACTTCAAAGTGTTTTTCTTCTAGAACTTTTATACCGGACTCAAATGGTTTGCCCTCAGCTGCATCTTCTGCCATTTGCGTTAACAGATTGGTAATACCTGACATCGCAGATAATACGACTAATGGTTTCTCCCCAGCCTGATAAGCTGCTGTTACAATGGCGAGCACAGACCGGATGCTGTCTGCTGAGCCTACTGATGTACCACCGAATTTTAGAACTTTCATATTTAATTATACTGTTTAGTTGACTGATTAAAACAAAAAACGCCTTCCTCTTTGCGGAGGAAGGCGTTTTCATCAATATTATGTACACTTTTTAATACATAGAAACTACTTCCTCCGCGTATATGCCCCCGGTGGTAATAATAATCGATGTAGTAATAGTGTTAAAATTCATTTCTGTTTTTTGCTTGTGCTAAAGGTAGGATATTAATTTCGAAATATTCAAAAATATTTTATCTTTTTTATCAAATTCGCCTTTAAAGCTATGTTTCGTTGATTTTTTAATGAAATATAGTTTTATACAGCTCAGAAAGCTCAGGTTCTGAATTGTTAAAAAAGGTTAAAGAATTGTTAAATCTGCGTCAAAAAGTTTGGATTGCTAAGTAGAATGACTTAGTTTTGCGACAGTGCTGTAGAATAAAATATACAGTGCGCATGTAAAAGTTTAAAGTTGTATTAATAAAGCGATTGAATGAAAACAAAGAAAATAGTAGCTTTAGTGCTATTTATAGGCTTATGTCTAGTGTCGCAGGCACAATCAACCAAAACCCAATCCAAATCAGAATCAGCCGATCCTGATAACTTAGCAAAAGATTATTTCTCGCAAATCATGGGTGTAGCTGTTTCAGCAACTACAAATACCAAACTTTATCAATTTGTATACGACTGGATCGGTACTCCTTACCGTCTAGGAGGCGATTCCAAAAGAGGTATTGACTGCTCAAAGTTTGCATACGAACTATACGATAAGGTTTTTAACACTTCTATCGGTTACAATAGCCGCAATATCTACACACAGGTAGATCCTATCGGTAAAAGTGAACTAAAAGCAGGAGATCTGGTTTTCTTTAAAATCAGAAGCAAAAGCATCACACACATAGGGGTATACCTTGGAGATGACAAATTTGCACACGCTTCATCCAGTAAAGGTGTTATGATCAGTAACCTGAATGAGGCTTACTGGAAGCGTTACTACTACAACGGCGGACGTATGCCGATTGAAAATTCAGAAGAAATTGGAAGAGTATTGACTGCAGATCTTCTTAAAGAAAGAAAAGCAACTGTCAATTAATCAATAAAACAGTATTCAAAAGTCCGATTGTTCTTGCAATCGGACTTTTTTGTTTAAAAGATTTCTTATTTTTACCTCAGTAAAATTTGAGCCGTATGTCTTCAAAAAAAACCCTTATTCTAAATAAAAAGCAAATCAAACAAAAGTCAATCCGTATTGCCTATCAGATACTTGAAGATAATTTTGAGGAAAAGGCAATCGTCATTGTGGGCATTGCGGACAGAGGTTATATCTTCGCTCAGCGTCTTCAGAAAATTCTGGTTACGTTAGCGCCTGAAAAGTCAATCGAGCTGATCAAAGTAACGATCAACAAGACCAGCCGAAGCCTGGTTGGTTCTACAGACGTAGCAGCCTCTACAGCGAAAGATAAAGTGGTAATCCTTGTCGATGATGTACTGAACAGCGGAAGAGCTTTAGCGTATGGCTTAGGCATCTTTCTGGACGTTCCGTTGAAGAAGATGAGAACTGCCGTACTGATTGACAGAAGTCATCACAAATTCCCTATTTTCAGTGATTATTACGGTCTGAAGCTTTCGACTATCCTAAAGGAACACGTCGAAGTGACTTTGGAAGAATATGATAAAACAGAAGATGCGGCCTGGTTAGTATAACCGGACCGCATCCTGTATTCTTATATGAAAAACGTTCGTTTTTCTATTTTTTGATTTTCAATTTCATTCCGGGTTTGAGTTTACTGCTACTCAGTCCGTTGTCTGCCTTAATATTGCTTACGGTAGCACCTTTATACTTGTTGGCGATATCCGACAACGTATCCCCTCTCTTTACTGTATAGCTCAGATAGCTACTGGTAGATTTTTTACTGGCACTGGCCTTATTCTTACTGACACGGCTCGCTAAGCGTTCGTTAACTCCCGGACTGGACACGATAAGTGTACGCCCTACCGGAGCACGACTGGAGGAAATATCATTCCATGCTTTCAGGTTTTGTACACTGACACCAAACTTTCTGGAAATACTCTGCAGCGTCTCACCCTTTCTCACACGGTGTCTGGTCATCGCATTAGGAGATACACGCAGATCATCATTAACGGCTTCTACAACTGCTGCCATAGACTCTACAGGCGAATTAAGGGCCGTATAAAGCTTCTCTTCATCCATACCTGCCAATTTAGGTATAACAAGCCTGCGTGGCATCTCTGCGGTACCATTCACAATTCCTTTCTTATACCCCGGATTGAGCATTTTTAAAGCATCTTCTGACAGGTTAAGCGCCTGAGCAATGCTGTTCAGATTAAGAGATTTGTCAACCATCATCATATCTGTTGCCAAATGATAATCTGTTGTAGCAGCTTCAATATTATTTTCAGCTGCATATCCCATCATATATGTCATAGCAATAAATGCAGGCACATAATTACGGGTTTCTCTTGGAAGATAGGCGGATAATTCCCAGAAGTTGGGATTCGTCTTTCCTGATTTAGCTATTGCACGCTTGATATTTCCTTTTCCACAATTATACGATGCGATAGCCACGAGCCAGTCTCCGAATTCCTGATAAGAATCCTGCATGTATTTGGCGGCAGCATAACATGAAGCATAAGGATCTTTCCGCTCATCCAGATAATTATCCATAATCAGATTATAGGATTTGGCTGTCCCGTACATAAACTGCCACGGTCCGGTCGCTCCTACGCGTGATACACTGTGAGGATTGAGTGCTGATTCAACAATAGACAGGTATTTGATCTCATCCGGAACATTCATCTCTTTGAATATCTTTTCATAGATCGGGAAATAATACTGCCCCAGTCCCAGCATCTTACTCATATGCGGTTTATAATTTTTAGAACTGTACAGTTCTATATAATTACGTACCTGAGCATTGTAATTTAACGGTACTTCCCGCTGGAGAGAGAGTAATTTACGGACCATTCCCACATCCTGAATATCAAAAACGACATTATCGACGTTTTTTTCTCCGGCGTTGACAAATTTAATACTGTCAAGTTCCTTTAAGATCTGTGTGTTTTCATCTGCCAGATTTTGCAGAAGTGTAGTTTGTAGATCATCTTTAAAAGATGAAGAGGATTGACCTTGAACATTAGCCTGTGCGATGCACAAAAAGCCAAATAAAGACAGGGTCGTCACTTTCATTTTAACCATAAGATCAATTTAATGCATAAAATAAGATTGAATCCTTATTCTATAATAGCCTGTGTTTTTTTTGAAACATAAGCTGTATTTTCATGCATGTTTATAATTTCGGTCTTTTCAAAGGCTGGATATCCCTTTTCAGCTTTTGAAAACGGTTGAAAAAACAAAAGATTCCTTTGAGATCTGATCACATTGGAATCTTTTGTTCTGGACGTCCATTAGTGGGCGTTATTTGAATTTTCTTTGTTATTCGTATTGTTACCGGACTCAGTAGGCTCTTCCCGCTGACCATCCTTAAACTCTTTCACTCCACGTCCCAATCCACGCATTAATTCAGGAATCTTTTTACCCCCAAATAATAACAGAACCAAGATTACAATGATAATAATCTCTTGCGTTCCTATAAATAATAGCCCTGATGTTAACATAATCTATTTTTGTGTTTATTTTTTATGCCCTATTGCTTTAATCACCCCCGGTAAATCTTCCAAAGGTAAACATTTAATTTTTTATTTCTGTTATCTTGCCAGCCAAGATTCCGGATTTAACTCCGTCATTCCTTGGAAGATAGAGAATTTGACAAGTGAAATACCTTCCTCTGTATCCTCTCCTGCTGTACCTATAGCCTGTCCTGCAGAAACTTTTTGTCCCTTGGAAACAGATAATCCTTTCATATCACTATATACGGTAAAATACTCTCCATGGTTTATAATAACGTTACCGGAACCTGCCGATGTAAAGGCCTGCACCACCGTACCCGGGAATACTGCTTTAATCGTAGCATTTTCACCTGTACGGATAACGATATCCGGATTGTACACCGTTACATTTCTTCCGTAAGACCCCATACCAAACTTGCGGATGATATTACCCTGTCCTACCGGCCAAGGGAGTCTTCCTCTGTTTGATTTGAAATCAGCAGATAAACGGGCTGCCTCAGGTGTAGATTTTAACACTTCTCCGTCTGATTTACGTTTGGTGTTTTTCTCTACTTCGGCTACTGTTTTACCCGTTTTACGGGCTTCAGCTTCGGCAAGACGCTTGCGCTCAGCTTCTGCTCTTCTTCTTTCTTCCGCGATCTCACGTGCGATGGCTGCCTTAATTTGTGCGGCCAGCTTACGTTCCTGCTGTTGCTTTTTACTCAGTTGCGATTTTACATTACGCTCCTGAGATGCGAGCTCATTCAGCACTTTCGAATGCTCAGCCTTATCTTTAGCGATTACAGAGCGTTCATTTTGCTGATCTTTCAGCAGGACATTCTTTTTATTTTTGTCAGCCTGAAGCTGTGCAATTTTTTGTTTGATCTTATTTTGAGTTGCCTCTATTTCGTCTGCCTTTACTTTTCTGGAATCGTTAAATTGCTGAAGATATTTTACACGACGGTAAGCCTGATTAAAATCTTTAGATGCAAAGATAAACATCATCTTACTATAAGCATTCTTATTCCGGAATGCGAACATGATCATTTTCTCATAATCCTTTCGCAGCTTTTCGAGCTCTGCTTTCAGCGCATCTACAGCTTTATTATTACTGGAGATTTGATTATCGATCAACCGTACTTCAGCATTGATAGTAGAAATTTTCTCCTCGCGAAGATTCAATTGCTTACTCAGTGCATTGACCTCCTGCTGGGAAAGTTTTCTCTCTTTAGTGGTATTTTGCAATACTTTTTGTAATTCGGCAATCTCTTTGGTCAATTGCTCTCTTTGCTTCTGTAATAAAGCACTACTCTGTGCCTT
The Sphingobacterium spiritivorum genome window above contains:
- a CDS encoding twin-arginine translocase TatA/TatE family subunit; the encoded protein is MLTSGLLFIGTQEIIIIVILVLLLFGGKKIPELMRGLGRGVKEFKDGQREEPTESGNNTNNKENSNNAH
- a CDS encoding murein hydrolase activator EnvC family protein; its protein translation is MGFKKVLLSILALFFVVTASKAQSSALLQKQREQLTKEIAELQKVLQNTTKERKLSQQEVNALSKQLNLREEKISTINAEVRLIDNQISSNNKAVDALKAELEKLRKDYEKMIMFAFRNKNAYSKMMFIFASKDFNQAYRRVKYLQQFNDSRKVKADEIEATQNKIKQKIAQLQADKNKKNVLLKDQQNERSVIAKDKAEHSKVLNELASQERNVKSQLSKKQQQERKLAAQIKAAIAREIAEERRRAEAERKRLAEAEARKTGKTVAEVEKNTKRKSDGEVLKSTPEAARLSADFKSNRGRLPWPVGQGNIIRKFGMGSYGRNVTVYNPDIVIRTGENATIKAVFPGTVVQAFTSAGSGNVIINHGEYFTVYSDMKGLSVSKGQKVSAGQAIGTAGEDTEEGISLVKFSIFQGMTELNPESWLAR